The Lycium barbarum isolate Lr01 chromosome 10, ASM1917538v2, whole genome shotgun sequence genome includes a region encoding these proteins:
- the LOC132616040 gene encoding receptor-like cytosolic serine/threonine-protein kinase RBK1 produces MEGRRGAADVQENGENKKKHEAEKEQDEKKDDDNNNNNRDNDQHHSTSSSPRGVLEIPTMGTGSSDSDNSSISSSDDRSSSFTSSSSGELSQGVYWKNLFDNIKRRSMRRLSSIPPLLGGYEMILPKNIRRILSKNRSAEEEATDCDDLPKPSWRNFSYGELVEATDNFSSGKLIGQGGHAEVYKGRLSDGQVVAVKKITKKEKNDEDKVDDFLSEMGIIAHINHPNAAKLIGYSADGGLYLVLQYLPHGSLGSLIHGAEERLDWEIRYKVAVGVAEGLLYLHCDCQKRIIHRDITASNILLTEDYEPQISDFGLAKWLPEKWVHHVVSPIEGTFGYMAPEYFMHGIVNEKTDVFAFGVLLLELITGRRAVDSYQKSLVLWAKPLLQKNSIKEIADPRLGDDYDVVEMKRAMFAALSCLHHLPDIRPNMKKVVLLLRGENAPVDMKQKSMGGRALMFSEDYTSTHYLQDLNRHMELVME; encoded by the exons ATGGAAG GTAGAAGAGGTGCAGCTGATGTCCAAGAAAATGGAGAAAACAAGAAAAAGCATGAAGCAGAGAAGGAACAAGACGAGAAAAAGGACGacgataacaacaacaacaacagagaTAATGATCAGCACCACTCAACATCATCATCACCAAGAGGAGTTTTAGAGATTCCCACAATGGGTACCGGTTCATCGGATTCAGATAATAGCAGCATTAGCAGCAGTGATGATAGGAGCAGCAGTTTTACATCATCATCTTCAGGGGAATTAAGTCAAGGTGTTTATTGGAAAAATCTTTTTGATAATATAAAAAGGAGGTCTATGAGAAGATTGTCAAGTATACCCCCATTATTAGGAGGATATGAAATGATTTTACCAAAGAATATAAGAAGAATTTTGTCCAAGAATAGAAGTGCTGAAGAAGAGGCTACTGATTGTGATGATCTTCCAAAGCCTTCTTGGAGGAATTTTAGCTATGGGGAACTTGTTGAAGCTACTGATAATTTCAGTTCAG GCAAGTTGATCGGGCAAGGAGGACATGCAGAAGTGTACAAAGGACGTTTATCTGATGGTCAAGTAGTCGCGGTGAAGAAAATAACTAAGAAAGAAAAGAACGACGAGGACAAAGTTGATGATTTCTTATCTGAAATGGGAATTATTGCTCATATTAACCATCCTAATGCTGCTAAATTAATCGGTTATAGTGCTGATGGCGGTTTGTACCTTGTTCTTCAGTACTTACCCCATGGCAGCCTCGGTTCTTTAATACATG GTGCAGAAGAGAGACTTGACTGGGAAATAAGATATAAAGTTGCTGTTGGTGTTGCGGAAGGATTGCTTTATCTTCATTGTGATTGCCAAAAGCGCATAATCCATAGAGATATTACTGCCTCAAACATATTATTAACTGAAGATTATGAACCTCAG ATTTCTGATTTTGGACTAGCAAAGTGGCTACCAGAAAAATGGGTTCATCATGTTGTTTCTCCCATTGAAGGCACTTTTGG ATATATGGCTCCAGAGTACTTTATGCATGGAATTGTTAATGAAAAAACAGATGTATTTGCCTTCGGAGTTTTGTTATTGGAGCTTATTACTGGTCGTCGTGCAGTTGATTCGTATCAAAAAAGCCTTGTGTTGTGG GCAAAACCATTGTTGCAGAAGAACAGCATCAAGGAAATAGCAGATCCTCGTCTAGGTGATGACTACGATGTTGTTGAGATGAAACGCGCCATGTTTGCAGCTTTATCATGCCTTCACCACTTGCCTGACATTCGTCCAAACATGAAAAAG GTTGTTTTGCTATTGAGAGGCGAGAACGCACCAGTAGACATGAAGCAGAAGTCAATGGGAGGGAGAGCATTGATGTTTTCAGAAGACTATACGAGCACGCATTATCTCCAGGATCTCAATCGCCATATGGAACTCGTTATGGAGTAA